A region from the Leptospira ellinghausenii genome encodes:
- a CDS encoding flagellar motor switch protein FliG yields the protein MIYHIGNNYHFYLADLDSVARFVASPDPFYPIPLKKIPSLPSVSTDPILFPRFLYKLQFARQTFERTAISTPPYYNSPDQKTDFFQKTNPGFLPNKRTIGGSKQTKTELVRSKRDKFNQTKYLSLSDIVNPEFDESMVLKEIDSLYMDKKSKLYLNRLVAILYSGTKEEEMRIVTNLFRFETDFAFFLNKQMFTVELIPLIHGLFLQEILRTHDERYFRYILPKLSPPVLGVIRRSISKNKMKQIESAPKVKPPEGEDLISIIESELYKRFARNLYYEEGTIFTYREDGEVNAKETIPFEDSKRFDFCVSGEFLEFYGKTKTKLFFKTKDWIETIRFDFFLTRKEIDTKEFHRLPKDLILEIPYYETGLFLVGAGITKPKQCFEFSLLWFDY from the coding sequence TTGATTTACCACATAGGAAACAATTACCATTTTTATTTGGCCGATTTGGATTCTGTTGCCCGTTTTGTGGCCTCACCTGATCCCTTTTACCCAATTCCCTTAAAAAAAATCCCATCACTCCCTTCCGTTTCCACAGATCCTATTTTATTCCCACGTTTTTTATACAAACTGCAATTTGCTCGCCAAACCTTTGAAAGGACAGCTATTTCTACCCCACCCTACTACAATAGCCCCGACCAAAAAACGGATTTTTTCCAAAAAACAAATCCAGGTTTTTTACCCAACAAACGAACGATTGGTGGGTCCAAACAAACTAAAACAGAACTGGTTCGCAGTAAAAGGGACAAGTTCAACCAAACAAAATACTTATCTCTAAGTGACATCGTAAACCCTGAGTTTGATGAATCTATGGTGCTAAAGGAAATTGATTCCTTGTATATGGACAAAAAAAGTAAACTCTACCTCAATCGATTGGTTGCGATCCTTTATTCTGGAACCAAAGAAGAAGAAATGAGAATTGTGACAAACCTCTTTCGGTTTGAAACAGACTTTGCATTTTTTTTAAACAAACAAATGTTCACGGTAGAACTCATTCCCCTTATCCATGGACTCTTTTTACAAGAGATACTACGCACACACGATGAAAGGTATTTCCGTTATATTTTACCCAAACTTTCACCACCTGTTTTAGGAGTGATTCGAAGATCCATTTCCAAAAACAAAATGAAACAAATTGAATCCGCACCGAAAGTCAAACCACCAGAAGGGGAAGATTTAATTTCCATCATCGAATCAGAACTGTACAAACGCTTTGCAAGGAATTTGTATTATGAGGAAGGAACCATCTTCACTTACCGAGAAGATGGGGAAGTAAATGCGAAAGAAACCATCCCCTTTGAGGATTCCAAACGATTTGATTTTTGTGTGAGTGGTGAGTTTTTAGAATTTTATGGAAAAACAAAAACCAAACTGTTTTTCAAAACCAAAGATTGGATCGAAACCATTCGATTCGATTTTTTTCTCACACGAAAAGAAATCGATACGAAGGAATTCCACCGATTGCCGAAGGACCTCATCCTTGAAATTCCCTACTACGAAACAGGTTTATTCCTTGTAGGAGCTGGGATTACCAAACCAAAACAGTGTTTTGAATTTTCACTGTTATGGTTTGATTACTG
- a CDS encoding iron-containing alcohol dehydrogenase, with protein sequence MPVLPEWINFQFPPKIHFEIDCGYKLGSFVKNIGSRVVLITTQKELENSEELSIIKTSLEKHAEGVIIYDDIVDRVHFKDLDTCAHFLRISNADCVVAYGSFESMNAGKAASLLATNDMFAEELLVGRKQPKKKGLPLVVVPTKPLLGNECSPFFSIVDDKDKNRKYFAHEWAFPELIVSDPKIGAGMSSSETAKTGISILSAAVDSILSKYANEITSSTALRSIELISKNIVPAIREPRNLGPKNSIYAASLLAGIAQSTSSLGLCYALSLAVTTVTNLDIFQSMSILLPHVMEYNLTSSAGKYVMIARALDEDVTNISVIEAAIKAVEGIRKIYLELRIPQRLSEYEVKKIDLPGIATLAATYSFLDCLPRELPKNEIETILVAAF encoded by the coding sequence ATGCCAGTTCTCCCCGAATGGATCAATTTTCAATTTCCGCCAAAAATTCATTTCGAAATCGATTGTGGTTATAAACTCGGTTCCTTTGTCAAAAACATAGGATCAAGAGTTGTACTCATCACCACACAAAAAGAGTTAGAAAACTCGGAAGAACTTTCCATCATCAAAACGAGTTTGGAAAAACACGCAGAAGGTGTGATCATTTATGATGACATCGTTGACCGTGTTCATTTCAAAGACTTAGATACTTGTGCTCATTTTTTACGAATCTCCAATGCCGATTGTGTTGTAGCTTATGGTTCCTTTGAATCGATGAACGCTGGTAAAGCGGCTTCCTTACTCGCAACAAATGATATGTTTGCGGAAGAACTACTAGTGGGCAGAAAACAACCGAAAAAAAAGGGATTACCTCTTGTGGTAGTGCCTACAAAACCCCTACTCGGTAATGAATGTTCTCCATTTTTTTCCATTGTAGACGACAAAGACAAAAACAGAAAGTACTTCGCTCATGAATGGGCTTTCCCAGAACTCATTGTTTCTGATCCGAAAATTGGTGCTGGTATGTCGAGCTCCGAAACTGCAAAAACAGGAATTTCCATTTTATCAGCAGCAGTGGATAGCATTCTCTCGAAGTATGCAAACGAAATCACTTCTTCCACTGCGTTACGTTCTATCGAACTCATTTCCAAAAACATTGTACCTGCCATTCGGGAACCAAGAAACTTAGGACCGAAAAACTCCATTTATGCAGCAAGTTTACTTGCAGGGATTGCACAATCGACAAGTAGCCTTGGTTTGTGTTACGCTTTATCACTAGCAGTAACAACCGTTACAAATCTTGATATCTTTCAAAGTATGTCGATCCTCCTCCCACACGTTATGGAATACAACCTGACTTCTTCTGCAGGTAAGTATGTAATGATCGCAAGAGCCCTTGACGAAGATGTGACAAACATTTCTGTCATCGAAGCGGCGATCAAAGCGGTGGAAGGGATCCGAAAAATTTATCTAGAGTTACGTATCCCACAACGCCTCTCTGAGTATGAAGTGAAAAAAATCGATTTACCTGGGATTGCGACACTTGCGGCAACGTATTCATTTCTTGATTGTCTTCCAAGAGAACTTCCGAAAAATGAAATCGAAACCATCCTTGTGGCTGCGTTTTAG
- a CDS encoding flagellar biosynthesis anti-sigma factor FlgM, producing the protein MNIDKVGRVGGYGYEPKKPQGPKETESQTPVDTISISDAAKKIASEAKLQAEVKQIAKQIVQAPPEEDRTEKIKAIKERLKNGDYDTLSPEMLDKISDQIATSFLGQQ; encoded by the coding sequence ATGAACATCGATAAAGTAGGTCGAGTTGGTGGTTACGGTTACGAACCGAAAAAACCACAAGGGCCAAAGGAAACGGAATCACAAACACCGGTAGATACAATTTCGATCTCCGATGCGGCTAAAAAAATTGCTTCGGAAGCAAAACTCCAAGCAGAAGTAAAACAAATTGCAAAACAAATTGTTCAAGCTCCTCCAGAAGAGGATCGCACTGAAAAAATCAAAGCGATCAAAGAACGATTGAAAAACGGAGACTATGACACTCTTTCACCAGAGATGTTAGATAAAATTTCCGACCAAATTGCAACGTCTTTCCTCGGACAACAGTAA
- the rsmI gene encoding 16S rRNA (cytidine(1402)-2'-O)-methyltransferase — MAHKRESGNLYVVATPIGNMGDITLRAIEVFKEVELVLCESTKETKSLFHKLGIVTPVLALYKDHSESPYANVLDQLKKGKSMALVSDAGTPGVSDPGSQMVRTARENGIPIIPVPGASALTALLSVSGFQVNPTYFLGFLSEKPSKKRRELEKAKEIEGLIVFYESVHKLPRLYPLLEELYPETEVLVGRELTKAFEEVLYYANPRELAEKPPNAKGEFVFLLNHRKKSLKGNSDSSDM; from the coding sequence TTGGCCCATAAACGTGAATCGGGGAATTTATATGTTGTGGCAACTCCCATTGGGAATATGGGAGACATCACCCTTCGTGCCATCGAGGTTTTCAAAGAAGTGGAACTTGTGCTTTGTGAATCCACAAAGGAAACCAAGTCTCTCTTTCACAAACTCGGGATTGTGACGCCAGTCCTTGCCCTTTACAAAGACCATTCCGAATCGCCGTATGCCAATGTCCTCGACCAATTGAAAAAAGGGAAATCTATGGCCCTTGTTTCCGATGCGGGAACCCCTGGTGTTTCCGATCCTGGAAGCCAAATGGTTCGCACCGCTAGGGAAAATGGAATTCCAATCATTCCTGTTCCAGGTGCATCAGCCTTAACCGCTTTACTCTCTGTTTCTGGATTCCAAGTGAATCCTACTTATTTTTTAGGTTTTCTCTCTGAAAAACCGAGTAAAAAACGCCGAGAATTAGAGAAGGCAAAGGAAATCGAAGGACTGATCGTCTTCTATGAATCTGTCCACAAACTCCCAAGATTGTATCCTCTCCTCGAGGAATTGTACCCCGAAACAGAGGTCCTTGTGGGAAGGGAGTTGACAAAGGCCTTCGAAGAGGTACTTTATTATGCAAATCCTAGGGAATTGGCAGAAAAACCGCCCAATGCGAAGGGAGAATTTGTATTTCTCTTAAACCATCGAAAAAAATCACTTAAGGGAAATTCAGATTCCTCCGATATGTGA
- a CDS encoding LIC11073 family putative lipoprotein: MRFPSLHPIYYICVSFLSFFHCGVNTDTPVAPFVFLVPPNVPQLLSVVAVNSNITNDFQTDILNYNADPRPEYILKYYVTNREPQFVGYNLYVTTAFPGIIQTVQGEWLEDGVQPSFPHLPYEASTSSSRIMVKRIRFAVPPPGTEFFQKCQIYNFTIRAMLTGGLISNPSAAVSTCAIPNRVNDIQTLCSVGVGCNTTTCSNPACGTPSSCALGTACNPCTKGNNELGCTCPAGQSPPGCQYVGP, translated from the coding sequence ATGCGTTTTCCCTCTTTACATCCAATTTACTATATCTGCGTATCTTTTCTCTCTTTTTTTCATTGTGGAGTGAACACAGACACCCCGGTAGCCCCGTTTGTATTTTTGGTACCACCCAATGTCCCACAGCTCCTTTCCGTAGTCGCAGTGAATAGTAACATCACAAACGACTTCCAAACCGATATTCTCAATTATAATGCCGACCCAAGACCTGAATACATTCTGAAATACTATGTAACAAACAGAGAACCACAGTTTGTTGGGTACAATTTGTATGTGACAACCGCATTCCCTGGGATCATCCAAACTGTCCAAGGAGAGTGGTTAGAAGATGGCGTACAACCTAGTTTCCCTCATTTACCATATGAAGCTTCCACTTCCTCAAGTCGGATCATGGTCAAACGGATTCGGTTTGCTGTCCCACCTCCGGGGACTGAATTTTTCCAAAAATGCCAAATCTACAACTTCACCATACGTGCGATGCTGACTGGAGGCCTCATTTCCAACCCATCAGCAGCTGTGAGCACATGTGCCATTCCCAACCGAGTGAATGACATCCAAACTCTTTGTTCTGTTGGAGTTGGTTGTAACACAACTACCTGTTCCAACCCTGCGTGTGGAACACCTTCCTCTTGTGCGTTAGGAACTGCCTGTAACCCATGCACTAAGGGGAATAATGAATTGGGTTGTACTTGTCCTGCGGGACAATCTCCTCCTGGGTGCCAATACGTTGGCCCATAA
- a CDS encoding LIC_20245 family lipoprotein, whose protein sequence is MGIQKKLLFVSISLIGLFFLILLMLGGEDEDELRRKKERSSQALALFGGGSNNPKGTNRLGVRGEEAGSIFDSDYYNAGGMRYEDDPNIAAGESGEIPINPQTGKPYPPEAMQAFEELREQFPDNDLIPKRMTAEEKKKQAEFNQKLTRATNSVFGGNANASDLTTYYSHVRKQGKDRLEIINYLIESQGGDDPEMDKKFQEILKNIQFQNEQIEKEAAGAYAKAGLPPPT, encoded by the coding sequence ATGGGAATCCAAAAAAAATTACTCTTTGTCTCCATTTCCCTCATTGGGCTTTTTTTTCTCATCCTCCTTATGCTCGGTGGTGAGGATGAAGATGAGCTCCGTCGTAAAAAAGAAAGAAGTTCGCAGGCCCTAGCTTTATTTGGTGGTGGTTCGAACAATCCCAAAGGTACAAACCGACTCGGTGTTCGTGGGGAAGAAGCAGGTTCCATCTTCGATTCTGATTATTACAATGCAGGTGGGATGCGGTATGAAGACGACCCAAACATTGCGGCAGGGGAATCTGGTGAAATTCCGATTAATCCTCAAACTGGGAAACCCTATCCTCCCGAGGCAATGCAAGCCTTTGAGGAACTAAGAGAACAATTCCCTGACAATGACCTGATTCCAAAACGAATGACAGCAGAAGAAAAGAAAAAACAAGCTGAGTTCAATCAGAAACTCACGCGAGCTACAAATTCTGTGTTTGGTGGCAATGCCAATGCTTCTGACCTAACAACGTATTACAGTCATGTTCGGAAACAAGGAAAGGATCGACTTGAGATCATCAATTATCTCATCGAATCACAAGGTGGGGATGATCCTGAAATGGATAAAAAGTTCCAAGAAATCTTAAAGAACATCCAATTCCAAAACGAACAAATCGAAAAAGAAGCAGCTGGTGCGTATGCAAAGGCGGGGCTTCCACCACCCACTTAA